The following proteins come from a genomic window of Scylla paramamosain isolate STU-SP2022 chromosome 46, ASM3559412v1, whole genome shotgun sequence:
- the LOC135094783 gene encoding general transcription and DNA repair factor IIH helicase subunit XPD-like — protein MILDVDGMRVFFPYDFIYPEQYSYMLDLKRALDAKGHCLLEMPSGTGKTISLLSLTVSYLLAFPQTLSKLIYCSRTIPEIEKVIEELRKLRIYIEKETGEASNIIGVGLASRKHLCINPEVSKARDSKVIDSGCHALTASYVRARAQRDDTIPQCEFFEKFDLHGREFPLPAGCYNFDDLRDFGHQKGWCPYFLARHAVVAANVVVYSYHYLLDPKISEIVSKEMKREACVVFDEAHNIDNICVDSMSININRKILDKAKTAITHLTEHIQRVKMSDSNRLQEEYNRLVAGLRQAASQQDLISNPILPKDILEENVPGNIRMADYFISFIRRLVDFLKMRLTVTHAVQESPAGFLKDIRARAFIDRKPLRFCSERLASIVRSLELTDVSDLAPLVAVANFATLVSTYLQGFAIIIEPFEDKAPNIPNPILYLRCLDSSIAIKPVFTKFQTVVITSGTLSPLDMYPKILDFHPVIQSSFTMTLARPCILPMIVTKGNDQVSISSKFESRDDPAVVRNYGKLLVEMSRCVPDGMVCFFTSYLYLENVVATWYDHGIISDLQRHKLVFIETQDDAETSLALINYMKACDRGRGGLLLAVARGKVSEGIDFDHHYGRCVIMMGIPFMYTQSRILKARLEYLRDQFNIRENDFLTFDAMRHAAQCVGRVMRGKTDYGIMLFADQRFSRADKRNKLPRWIQEYLMDSKCNLSTEEAVQLTRPWLRQMAQPFTRDDQLGVSLLTLEQLNSADSIAQVQRRAQITL, from the exons TCTGGACGTGGATGGCATGCGGGTGTTCTTCCCGTATGACTTCATCTACCCTGAGCAGTACTCCTACATGTTGGACCTCAAGAGAGCCCTGGATGCAAAG GGACATTGCCTGCTGGAGATGCCCTCAGGGACAGGCAAGACCATCTCCCTGCTGTCCCTCACTGTTTCCTacctcctcgccttccctcaGACGCTCAGCAAGCTCATTTACTGCTCAAGAACCATTCCAGAGATTGAAAAG GTAATAGAGGAGCTGCGCAAACTGAGGATATACATTGAGAAGGAGACAGGGGAGGCCTCGAATATCATCGGCGTGGGTCTGGCATCCCGCAAACACCTGTGCATTAATCCTGAG GTGAGCAAGGCACGGGACTCTAAGGTAATTGACAGCGGCTGCCACGCCCTCACCGCCTCCTACGTGCGTGCCCGGGCGCAGCGGGATGACACCATCCCCCAGTGCGAGTTTTTTGAGAAGTTTGACCTCCACGGGCGAGAGTTTCCCCTCCCGGCTGGTTGCTACAATTTTGACGACCTGCGGGACTTTGGACACCAGAAGGGATGGTGTCCGTACTTCCTGGCGAGACATGCG GTGGTGGCAGCCAATGTGGTGGTGTACAGCTACCATTACCTCCTGGACCCCAAGATTTCAGAGATTGTGTCAAAGGAGATGAAGCGGGAGGCCTGCGTGGTGTTTGACGAGGCTCACAACATTG ACAACATCTGCGTGGACTCCATGAGTATAAACATCAACCGCAAGATCCTGGACAAAGCCAAGACTGCCATCACACACCTCACCGAACACATACAGAG GGTGAAGATGTCAGACAGCAACAGACTGCAGGAGGAGTACAACAGGCTGGTGGCAGGGCTCAGACAGGCAGCCTCCCAGCAGGACCTCATTTCCAACCCAATACTGCCCAAGGACATTCTGGAAG AAAACGTGCCAGGCAACATTCGCATGGCCGactatttcatttccttcatccgTCGCCTTGTGGATTTTCTCAAGATGCGCTTGACAGTGACTCACGCTGTTCAGGAGTCACCTGCTGGTTTTCTGAAGGACATTCGTGCCAGGGCTTTCATTGACCGCAAGCCTTTGAG GTTCTGCTCTGAGCGTCTGGCATCAATCGTCCGCTCATTAGAGTTGACAGACGTGAGTGACCTTGCCCCGCTGGTCGCTGTGGCCAACTTTGCGACCTTGGTGTCCACTTACCTGCAGGGATTTGCCATCATCATTGAGCCCTTCGAGGACAAGGCACCAAACATCCCCAACCCGATTCTGTACTTAAG ATGCCTCGACTCCTCAATCGCCATCAAGCCAGTGTTCACCAAGTTCCAGACCGTCGTCATCACCTCAGGAACCCTCTCCCCGCTGGACATGTACCCGAAGATCCTGGACTTCCACCCTGTCATTCAGAGCTCCTTCACCATGACCCTTGCCCGGCCCTGCATTTTacccatg ATCGTGACGAAGGGCAACGACCAGGTATCCATCTCGTCCAAGTTTGAGTCTCGCGATGACCCGGCAGTGGTGAGGAATTATGGGAAGCTGCTGGTGGAGATGTCGCGGTGTGTACCTGAcg GCATGGTGTGTTTCTTCACCTCCTACCTGTACCTGGAGAACGTGGTGGCCACCTGGTATGACCATGGCATCATCAGTGACCTGCAGAGGCACAAGCTGGTCTTCATAGAGACTCAGGATGATGCAGAGACTTCCCTCGCTCTTATTAACTATATGAAG GCGTGTGACAGAGGGCGTGGCGGGCTGCTGCTGGCTGTGGCACGGGGCAAGGTGTCCGAGGGTATCGATTTTGACCACCACTACGGGCGGTGCGTCATCATGATGGGCATCCCCTTCATGTACACACAGAGCAGGATACTCAAGGCCAGGCTGGAATACCTCAGGGATCAATTCAAT ATCCGAGAGAATGACTTCCTCACGTTTGACGCCATGAGGCACGCAGCGCAGTGTGTGGGGCGAGTCATGCGTGGGAAGACTGACTACGGCATCATGCTCTTCGCCGATCAGAGGTTCTCCCGGGCAGACAAGAGGAACAAGCTGCCTCGCTGGATCCAGGAGTACCTGATGGACAGCAAGTGTAATTTATCCACTGAGGAGGCTGTGCAG TTAACCCGGCCGTGGCTGAGACAGATGGCACAACCTTTCACCCGCGATGACCAGCTTGGGGTATCCCTGCTGACCCTGGAGCAGCTCAACTCGGCAGACAGCATTGCCCAGGTGCAGCGTCGGGCACAGATCACTTTGTAA